The Malus domestica chromosome 08, GDT2T_hap1 genomic interval AAAACTAAATGGAACACTTTAGCAATTTAAATTAGACCTCTGTTGAAGTTCTAGAAAAAGAAGTGCACCAACATCACTTACCTTCGcgaaagagagaaggaaaaagtCCATCTGGGGAAATAACAACGGGACCATCTGGTAAAGCCTTCCCATCCTGCATATTTGTAAGCAAAGAAATAAACACACATCGCATTTTGATTTCTTAACTCCAGtttgaaaatgaaaatcaaGGATTTAGCATGGGTTAAGCATAACCTGCTTAAGGTTGAATAAAAATTGTCTGGTGACAGAGGCTTGAGAAATGGCACGTGCACTCAAAAAAAGCAATTGATATCCATTTTCCTAAAGCATAGAAATAACAATCAATTCCTTTAAAGATGCAATGTCAGTGTAGTTATGAGTAATTCATACAATAAATTTAACATGTTTGTGTAAGAGACAATGGCAATAAGAGATGAGAGGCGGGCACATTATAAAGGTAATCATGCCTATAATTTGTAGGCTGATGACACTGTATGACTGAATAAGCGAACCACAGATGGGCCAACAGATTAGGTTAATGAGAAAGTCCCTCTATGTGTTTTCGACTACCTATGTTGGCTAAAGGCCAACCCACCAGAGTACTCAAAATGCATTGTAAGGAGTGATGAAATGCAATGTGAAAATTGCAGTCAATAAATAACCatgaacaaaaaataatcaTCACCACGAGCACAAGAAATAAAAAGGACGAGATAAGCAAACCTTAATGGCAGAAAACAAATTTGTAACACCTATATGTGACCAATCTACCCCAACCAAGGGCATGAATTGACCTAGAACATCTGACCTGCAAAACAAAGCAAATCAAGCGGGATCAGACAAATCAAAGAgaaccccccccccctccccccacaAGGAATCAACAAGTGAATGCATAAAGAACAACTGAATCATTAAAGAAAAACTGTTGCTcatatttgataaaaaaaatctaaaaatcaCTGTACTTCATTACTTGCAAAACAGAAAAAATTTCTCAGAATACAATTTACCAAAGAATTGTTTGGAAAGAACAGCCTTACTTTGTGATTGTCCCATCCACGTCTGAGATCACTATGCGAGTGTTCCATTTCCACAGATAAATTCTGGCATCAACCTGTTGAGCAACAAGAATTGTTAGAAAGGACAGTAACTACATCTGAAAAACAAACGATGAGAAAGAAATCAGACTAAAAATGAACAGCCAGGATGAGAACCTAAATAAAAATCAGAACAATAAACAACCTGCTGCTTCCCCAGCATTGCAGTAAAGAATGTGAAGGTTACTGTATTCTTCCCTTCTTTGAGTTTTAAGGACGCCAGCTGCTCAGATGTTGGAGCAAGTACcctctccattttcttcatcCCCTTCGGTGCAAGCATATTCTTATCCCCATCTGTAAGCATATTCTTATCTCCATCTGTAAGCATATTCTTCTCTCCATTGGTGGCAAAGGTGCTCTCTGTAGCATTCTGAGCATCAGGACTTTTACCACCATTCACATCTGGCTGCATTGCTTTCCTGGAATTTGATCTCCTTGAACCGAAAGGCCAGAGTTTCCAACTTCCGCTGGTGGCAACATTTACTTTAGATGGATCTCCTGTAATAGTTTTATCCCAGTCAGTCGACAGCTAATATGCCTTTCAGTTCAGATATTTGCACTTTCCATAATGGAATCATCCTAAAGCAATAAAGCAGCTACATCCCATGGAAAACAACTACAGATAACAAGTCTATCAATTAGTACATTTATCAAGATCGAATTTTTCCAAAACTGTTTGAAAAGCAGTACCAGCTTTCATCCCTTCATATTAGAAGTGTTTCCAGCAAGAGAGCTGTGCACAAAGCAAAATTTATTTCACTTTCTCCATTTTACCACTTGAGAAATATTTGTTCACCAAAAAACAAATTAGGCCCTTCCAATTTTCATCAGAGAGAAAATTCTGGCAATAAGTCTAACAAAAAATAAAGTGAAAAAATGGTCAGATTAATCATATTTCACTCTGACTTGGAATATATAAATTCTTAGTACTGTAATATAATCATGTAGACTGTAGTATGTACACACTACcaacaagaaagaaaatagaATACTTTTCAGCATTTCAGTGCAGGAAATATCATACATGTAAATATCTAAGTTTCTCACCAACTGCAGGAATGGCAGGACCACCTTTGAGCTCCACTGAACCCTGAGTATTCTCGATATCTGGTGTTTCCTGTGCtaattttttctcttcttctgtgTCCCACTTTCTACAGCTCAAATCATCTTTACCTTGCCATATTGACTTCAAGGGATTGACATTTGAGTCCAGTGAACAGCTCAAGGGATAATGAAGATCAAGTGCGCTCAACTTGTCAGTATGAGGCCACATATTGGGTAATGACGCGACCAGCTTCCTGACTTCTTTATCAGCAGCAGCCTTACGATTTCTAGGAATACCAATTGCAGCTGATGCTGCCTCCAGTTTTCTATTTGATTTCTCAAAATCAGTTGAGGGGCCTTCGTGAACAAACTTTTCTGGAGATGAATATGATTCATAGTTTGTACTGTCTTTTGGACTACACGAGAGACTATTTTCTCTGTCTACACATGATGAAGAACACGATTCCGTGCACTGAACCTCGGTGATTCTGATTTCATCGTCACTGAAGAGAAATTGTTCTTCCTCTAATCCCACTGGCAACACACTTGCTGCTTCTGTCATGACATGGCCAATAACGGACTCAGACGGGGTTTGTAAATCGCATGATCCAATTTCTTCCTCTTTTGTATTTTTCTCTTCTTGAACTTGATCACCAGAGTTGTTTAAACTAAACATGCTCTGTGACTCAACTTTTTTAACTGAACCAGGTAATGAATTTCGCTGGACTGTCTGAATATTGTATTGTTGAACTATTGCTGGCCCTTCAAGGTCAATATTACGGTCTGTGCATGAATGCGCATCTGTCTCTTGTGAACAAGTTTCAGTAGCCTCCACTGAGTGTACCTCCATGGAAGTATCATCAGCATGGTGCTCAGTAACTGAATCCTGATGAAGAACACTAAATATCTCAGTCTCGACGATCCAGGTGTACACTAAATTAAGAATAATATTAGCCAATTGATCATTTATAACCAAGTTGTGTTTCTTAAATTTCGTGCATATTTGTGTTGGTAAATAAGTCACAGTAAACATTGCATCTTAAAATTCCTAAACAGTTTAAAAGTTTTGGTTTCTATTGCAACAGATTTGATAGAAAGATTACCTTAGATAGCAGCTCAGTTCTGGCATGAACATGAACTTGCCCACTTCTTTCTCTGGCAATGTACAACGTTTCACAATAAATAAAGGGTTGGACTCCATCTATCCCATCCGCCGTATGAGAAATGTCACGGTCAGGTAATACAACATCTTTCTCATCCAAATGCTTGCCAGGGCAAGCTTCTAGCTCAAAAGAACTTTGAATTTCAAGATCAGACCCTGTGACATTGGATATGACAGCAATTGCATTCCCATCGTGTTCGGTTGCTGCAATAAAAGATTCACCAACATCACTAGATACTCTAGACACAGGCAGAGATGAGCTCAGCCGGCTTTCCTCGGCATCAATCTGCATATCTTCATTAACTAACACATTAGGAGACGAAAAACGGGAAGCATTATCCTTCCCGAATTTCTTAGTGGCAAGACTAGTGGACCACTTCACCTCCAAAAGGTTAGCCGCAAACTCGGCCCGCTCCAATGAATCCACCCTTCTCACCTCACTATCAACCCCCTCTTCCTCCTTACTCTTGCGCTCCTTCGTCGACCTGCTCCCaaatagcccaaaaatttgtgacTTCCGGGAATTAGTCCTGGACAAAATCTTCCCGTTAAGCGTTTGAATCTGATCAACTGTTGTCAAATTCTCAGCATCATAATTGCAACTCATGGACTTCAATGGCTGCCTGTTTTCCCGACATTGCTCATCCGTCTCATCACTCGAAGACGAAGGATACAACACAGCCTCCCCTTCTTCTGCATCAACCTCCCTAAGAAAATAAGCTTCCCCTTTATGATCCAAATACATGTGGAAACTAGCATCCTCCCCATTGACATTAATGTTAACCACCTTCTCCTTTGTCTTCAAAACCCCTTGAAACTTCCCAAATTTCACATTCCACGCTGACGATTTGAAGCTCCCATCTTGTTGTTCAACTACAATTATGTCCACAGCTCCACCAAAAGGGTGGAACGGGCCGGAGACGGTGTATACCCCTCTGGATATATAACTCCCTAGCCTCCCAACCGCATACATCCTATTCCTACCCTATCTAATTTCTCAGGACACCCAATTAACCAAAACCTCAAAACTCAATCATAATTTACGCACACCCGGACCCGGTCGATTTCCTCACGaaaaaccttcaaagcaacaaacTTTGATCCAAAGATTGAATTCTGAGGCAACCCAGATGACCAATTTACCAAGAATTTAGCAACCTAATTgatcaaaacccaaaatttaacgATTTACCACCGTTTTAACTCCAAGCAGTTATTGCATGCATCAGAAAAGCGACGAAATCCCTCCCTGAGATCCCTTTTTTCAATCTGAAGCCCCCACAAACCATTGGATTTTAAAAAGCCAACAGCTCGAAATCAACAAACAACCAAGAAAGAAGGCATCAACGGAAGACCAAAAACTATAGATATAATTCTGAGGAACCGCCAAAGGAAGAGGGAATAGCAGTTATGGTGACGAAAGAATATTCGGTGCTAATTATTCGAATGTGCCGAGCCTTCAATCACCATTAAAATTCCAACAAATATTTAAAGGCGCcgcattttttcattttttttcattttttttcttccccttATTCTTCTGATGATTGAtgaagtaaataagaaaaaaaaaagaggaattaatctaaactaaaaataaataaaagggtcTAGAAATGAACTGACCTGAAAGAAAGAGgtcaggagagagagagagagagagagagagagagagagagagagagagagagttcttgCACGTAAGCATACGAGAGATGGTTGAAGCGGAGGGATTTTTTAAATGTCAACGCATCACGTATGAATTTTTTTGAAAAGTAAATTTATACGGATTTTGTCACATGAACAAACTTTTAAGCTATttgttgtattaattttttgaaattattaaTGTATCTCATTTTAATTATGTTaagttttttattcaaaataagcGATATCCATTTGTGTTCAAAATTATTTCGAATTTTTGACTTcattttcatgatttttttttattttttatttttacacaaAGATATATTTTCATTAGAAGGTAGATGAATAAATTGATTTGGACATTAGACATGTGTTCGTTTCAAAACTTATAGTGAACTACTAAAAAGTACATTAGGCTCATTAACATGAAATTTAACCAATTGTAAACTTTGAGAATTCAACAGCGTCTATCATgttcttaagaaaaaaaaaagttgaaatgtTCGAAGCTTGAAAGGGTGTGGTGAGTTAAAAGTCTGAAAAAACATTGATATCATAACcttgaaaatttgatataacAAATcccttaaaattttaatttatacaacaaattgaaaaaaaaaatgtataagttCATATAACATttcaagaaaaaatttattaacGTAAAAGAAACAACAACATATTTTTCGATTTAGTATTATTTATAATATGCTATGCGATGTTCTGGCTAGTTCTAGATATCTAAAAAGTCTATTCTTCATGTaacatgatttttcttatgaGGGGTGGCATTTTATTTGAGACAGGTGGACATTTGAATTACGTGGGCTCCAAGTAACCTTTTCTTTAATATGTTAAGTTTTGCCGCCATGTGGAAACATGTCGGACTTTCTTTCTTGTAGAATAGAAAATAGGTGTGTACATATTTTACAGCGAAAATTTTATCATGTATAATTTATTTTCAACGCTTcttgaatataattttttttatttgatgtaAATTAATATAGAATGTCGCTTGTATGATAAAtaaattaagtaattaattaattaatagatAAATATAAGTATCATTCATGATTTGATCATCCTATCTTTTGATTCTCATGATGGATTTTGTTCTATGATTGGTTTTGCATCTGTATGCTGATTGAGCCTGTgtgaaaataagaaataaaattaaatggtAACTCTAGTTATATTATCAGCAACACAAAAACGGATGAGATTATcgtaaatttataattttttgtggtaCTTGGACACTCTTTTTTATCTAATACTTATCAATTTTCGACCATCAAATGaataaaaataatcaaatgacaAGAGTTAAAGGGTTGTGTTAAAGATAAAAATATGTGTGTAAACAACATCACCTTTTTTCCAATTCTCAAAATTTATGATTGAATGAAATGAATGATAActaaggtattaaatatcggtaatatcggaaatatcggtagtccgaaaacacggaaatatcgatggaaatatcgggataatgtcgatatcgataaaaattacatggaaaccacggaaattgtaagaaaaacttggaaatttttattgaaactttgcaggatatttatttagtcaattatctattagtttatcacaaaaaattggaaggaaatgcattgcatgatgtatttaacattatcaagttgattatatagcgagctggcaaacattgtgagtgtagaaagaagtttaaacacaccataatcatttatatataatgaattagtacaatattttacactttatacattgcatgatatTAACAATTTAATGATCATTTGTACAACTAAATATATGCAACTCGACAAGATTTAGACATGAGTGAgtgagaaacaaaaaaaatgaatcacattgaATGCTCTAAAACAAAAAGATAGATATGCGAATTATTGGAGAGCATGGTTACCCCCCATATTTTGTTCAATGTGATTCATTTCTTTATTAATTTAGACATGAGTGAGGGATGTAACCACGTCTCAATGTAAAATTCCCCTCAATGTGATTCATTTCTTTATTAATTTAGAAATGGTTACCCCCCGTTCAATGTGTTCAATTTAGACATGGTTACCCCCCTCATTTTAATCATATTGGAGAGCATGATTTATATATAGTCATGAAGAAATGACTATGCATTTTAGGAGAATTTAGACATAGTCATGAAAAAATGAATCACAAAAAGATAGATATGCGAGATTAGAAATGCAACACGTGAGGGATTTGCAAATGACTGCTTAAAATGAGTCATTAACAAATTTCTTTTACATATCTTTGTAATGTTCATGTGATACATTTCTAATTCCTCCTATTTAACTTTGTGCGACagatttcttcttcatttgcctAAAATGCATGCCTTGTAGTTTGGGAGTCTCTCACCCAAACATACATGTAGTATTGGGTGTGGTAACTATTTGTAATAACTTTTTATAGTGGAAACTCAACTTCCTTTAATATGCAAGCATATATGCTCCAGATCCATGAAGAAAACTAAGGTTTCAACCCCAAAATTAATTGGCAATAAGAGTTATGACACAACTCCTAATAAACTTTGTGAGGAATTTCTTAATTAACTCTCCGATTTGGAACTTTTCTTACATCCATGCAGTAAGATGAGGAAAAAAGAACTTTGCTTCTAGTAGTTACCGTTTAGCTTATTTTCTAtctttataatataaataatattatttaaaaaaaaaaaaaggtgacgCAGAAGTTATATGACGGAAAGATGAGAACTTTTTATCTCCCCCCACACCGCAACAAATCAAAACCCTTTTGACTGACTGATAAGTTATCCCACATCGGCTGTGCAATAGAACTGAGCAAGCAAACAAGCCTATAAAAGCGAGTTTGCATCCCACATCGGCTGTGCAATAGAAGTGAGCAAGCAAACAGGTTTATAAAAGCCACATTCCAAAGCTGACGAAGGCATTCTTTTCTCGGTCTTTTGGCTAAGATCAGATGTGGTATCTGTTATTGTTAGTTTAATATTTTCAgtattttaagtatttttgtAGTATTTCGTGATATTATCGgtaatatcgcgataatatcgataatatcgcgatattttgacgaaaacttcTTGGATActtattaaaatatcggtaaagcaaaaaatcgataatattggcgaaatatcgtcgatattatcgatatttaaaaCCTTGATGATAACAACTCAAACATCACATAAAATGACCTTTAACCCGAATTCAACCCTAGGGTTGCTGGAAATCATAATCCAAAAAAAGAttacaaaattttgacaaaaaatctataaaacttaaaaaccgAATTAAACATAATAAATGATAGAAATTTGGATTAAAAAGTTCATAGATCACATCATTGCAGTGGGTTTGACTGTAGTAGACTAGTACGGACCCAAATGTACAATGGTTAATTTTGTTGTCGTATttgtgccttttttttttttttttttaatatggacAACTTGTGGCAAGTCATGATTATCCAACATTTTCAAGGGCCGAAAAAACTCACAGAGACATTTCAACCTCTCCATGGCCATAAATCTAATTTCCACACTAAAAGCGGATTTCGAACTCTAGACCtctagttttcaattttttgcgtTTTTCAACCATTCTTTGTCCCCTCCACTATTTGTTATAGAATCATGATCCTTTTTGCTCTAATCATCAAATAAAGATATCAAAGCAATACAAGTAGCTTCGAGTGCGCGTCATCAACTGTCGAGAAAGACCAGAGCTCAGCAGTGTTTGACACCAGTCAAAAAATTACAATTTGGATAAGATGGAAGCGACATAGACAGTAGATTTCAACTCATTTTAAAATACTAACTGATTAGCGTTTAAACGTTTATATATATGTTAGCGTTTAAAcgtttatatatatgtttgttgGATGCATATGATATGATCATGATCAGTTTTGTATCCCAGTTACAAAACTATAAAAGAAGGTGGAATTCATTAATTGCTGGTGGTTGGGCGTTGACCATGCAAAACATGCAAACAAGTGGGGCATTTGAAATATCTGAATATGTTTCTAGGATATTTCTTCCAGTTTTCAAGGTGCTTTgattttaaaaagggttttgaGCCTTTACAGGTGGTTATTTATCACAGTAGTGAAAATGTGTTAAACTTTTTTATGAT includes:
- the LOC103421196 gene encoding phosphatidate phosphatase PAH2-like encodes the protein MYAVGRLGSYISRGVYTVSGPFHPFGGAVDIIVVEQQDGSFKSSAWNVKFGKFQGVLKTKEKVVNINVNGEDASFHMYLDHKGEAYFLREVDAEEGEAVLYPSSSSDETDEQCRENRQPLKSMSCNYDAENLTTVDQIQTLNGKILSRTNSRKSQIFGLFGSRSTKERKSKEEEGVDSEVRRVDSLERAEFAANLLEVKWSTSLATKKFGKDNASRFSSPNVLVNEDMQIDAEESRLSSSLPVSRVSSDVGESFIAATEHDGNAIAVISNVTGSDLEIQSSFELEACPGKHLDEKDVVLPDRDISHTADGIDGVQPFIYCETLYIARERSGQVHVHARTELLSKDSVTEHHADDTSMEVHSVEATETCSQETDAHSCTDRNIDLEGPAIVQQYNIQTVQRNSLPGSVKKVESQSMFSLNNSGDQVQEEKNTKEEEIGSCDLQTPSESVIGHVMTEAASVLPVGLEEEQFLFSDDEIRITEVQCTESCSSSCVDRENSLSCSPKDSTNYESYSSPEKFVHEGPSTDFEKSNRKLEAASAAIGIPRNRKAAADKEVRKLVASLPNMWPHTDKLSALDLHYPLSCSLDSNVNPLKSIWQGKDDLSCRKWDTEEEKKLAQETPDIENTQGSVELKGGPAIPAVGDPSKVNVATSGSWKLWPFGSRRSNSRKAMQPDVNGGKSPDAQNATESTFATNGEKNMLTDGDKNMLTDGDKNMLAPKGMKKMERVLAPTSEQLASLKLKEGKNTVTFTFFTAMLGKQQVDARIYLWKWNTRIVISDVDGTITKSDVLGQFMPLVGVDWSHIGVTNLFSAIKENGYQLLFLSARAISQASVTRQFLFNLKQDGKALPDGPVVISPDGLFPSLFREVIRRAPHEFKIACLEDIKSLFPSDCNPFYAGFGNRDTDEFSYLKVGIPKGKIFIINPKGEVVVNRRVDTKSYTSLHALVNGMFPPTNSSEQEDFNTWNFWKLPPRDIDV